Below is a genomic region from Pseudomonas svalbardensis.
TGGTGCTGACCTCGGTGGCGGCGATGTTCACGGTCTTCGCTGCGCGCTGGATGCGCCACCTGCGCTCGCTGTTTCTGGTGCTCGACGCCGTGGGCCTGGTGGCGTTCACCCTCATTGGCTGCATGACCGCGCTGGAAATGGGCCACGGAATGCTCGTAGCGTCCGTCAGCGGTGTGATCACCGGGGTTTTCGGCGGCATCCTGCGCGACATCTTCTGTAACGACATCCCCCTGATCTTCCGCCGCGAACTCTACGCCAGCGTCTCGTTCGCTGCGGCGTGGTGCTACATGCTCTGCATTTACCTGCAATTGCCGGGTGAACAGGCGATTCTCATCACCTTGTTTGGCGGCT
It encodes:
- a CDS encoding trimeric intracellular cation channel family protein encodes the protein MLLMLYLIAITAEAMTGALSAGRRGMDWFGVVLIACVTALGGGSVRDVLLGHYPLTWVKHPEYLVLTSVAAMFTVFAARWMRHLRSLFLVLDAVGLVAFTLIGCMTALEMGHGMLVASVSGVITGVFGGILRDIFCNDIPLIFRRELYASVSFAAAWCYMLCIYLQLPGEQAILITLFGGFLLRLLAIRFHWEMPKFVYNDEA